Proteins encoded within one genomic window of Macrotis lagotis isolate mMagLag1 chromosome 3, bilby.v1.9.chrom.fasta, whole genome shotgun sequence:
- the MS4A5 gene encoding membrane-spanning 4-domains subfamily A member 5 isoform X2: MESKTATTPKSVLLLLPQEVFNVQSGLKTTAFANKSGLKYFLATEMRVMGAIQVLIGLMNFCFGAVLIFTHISPYPRFSFIFLTGYPFWGAACYINSGSLLIAFERRSTKYLGQISLIMNTVSSVAALIGITLLSFGLILDKNYLCGYVGGGTFCAGITIILNNARA; encoded by the exons ATGGAATCCAAAACAGCAACCACACCCAAATCAGTGCTCCTGCTGCTACCTCAGGAGGTTTTCAATGTCCAGAGCGGGCTAAAAACAACTGCTTTTGCCAATAAATCCGGTCTAAAATATTTCCTTGCTACAGAAATGAGGGTCATGGGG GCTATTCAGGTTCTAATTGGCCTGATGAACTTTTGCTTTGGGGCAGTCCTCATTTTTACTCACATCTCCCCATACCCACgcttttccttcatctttctcaCAGGATATCCATTCTGGGGAGCAGCATGT TACATTAATTCAGGATCCCTCTTAATTGCATTTGAAAGAAGAAGCACGAAATATCTT ggaCAAATAAGTCTGATTATGAATACAGTGAGCTCTGTGGCTGCACTGATTGGGATAACTCTCCTCTCATTTGGCCTCATTCTGGATAAGAACTACTTGTGTGGTTATGTTGGTGGAGGCACTTTTTGTGCTGGAATCACCATCATTTTAAAT